The Archangium lipolyticum genome contains a region encoding:
- a CDS encoding M13 family metallopeptidase: MTSQNRRIPGAARVVLTASASALFAACATSAPMDKAAGPAPVTPPPAATATPASSPKPTYGSFGVDTAGMDPSVAPGDSFYRFVNGKWLEKTEIPADRPSYGMFTKLAEEASLRTRALIEEAASANAPEGSEVRKMGDAFASFMDEAAIEARGVSPLQPELGRIAAITTRRELAAALGDTLRADVDPLNMGDVSTDRLLGLWVAEDLNDPSRYAAYLLQGGLGLPDRDYYLVDNPRFVEVRKQYQQYIANLLRLAGLTDVEARARRVFELERDIARVHWAQVDTQDVAKTNNPWSREELARRAPGLDWDAYLGAAGLGQQRELIIWQPSAVTGIARLVGSAPVQAWKDYLAFHAIARASPFLPKAFVDESFAFNGRVLSGAQQLRERWKRGVDFTGEALGEAIGKRYVEKYFPPEAKAEADKMVRNIVAAFGQRIDSLAWMSPETKARAKEKLATLQVGIGHPDRWRDYSALEIVRGDAYGNAERASRFEYRRNLNKLGKPVDRSEWFMVPQLVNALNSPQQNSIIFPAAILQPPFFDPNADPAVNYGGIGAVIGHEIIHSFDDLGAQFDARGKLANWWTKEDADKFKAAGQALAAQYSAYRPLPDVAVNGELTLGENIADVAGVAISYDAYRLSLGGRPAPVIDGFSGEQRFFLGFGQIWRNKYREPTLRRILLTDGHSPGEYRASTVRNLDPWYQAFGAAPGQTLYLAPEQRVRIW; the protein is encoded by the coding sequence ATGACATCTCAGAACCGACGTATCCCGGGTGCCGCGCGCGTGGTGCTCACGGCCAGTGCATCCGCCTTGTTCGCCGCGTGTGCGACTTCCGCTCCGATGGACAAGGCGGCCGGACCGGCGCCCGTGACGCCGCCTCCCGCGGCCACGGCCACTCCGGCTTCTTCCCCGAAGCCCACCTACGGCAGCTTCGGTGTCGATACCGCGGGGATGGACCCCTCCGTCGCGCCTGGAGACAGCTTCTACCGCTTCGTCAATGGCAAGTGGCTCGAGAAGACGGAGATCCCCGCGGACCGGCCCAGCTACGGCATGTTCACGAAGCTCGCGGAAGAGGCGAGCCTCCGCACGCGCGCGCTGATCGAGGAAGCCGCGAGCGCCAACGCGCCCGAGGGCAGCGAGGTCCGCAAGATGGGCGACGCCTTCGCGAGCTTCATGGACGAGGCGGCCATCGAGGCCAGGGGCGTGTCACCGCTCCAGCCCGAGCTCGGTCGCATCGCGGCCATCACCACCCGGCGCGAGCTCGCCGCCGCCCTCGGAGACACGCTGCGCGCCGACGTCGATCCGCTCAACATGGGCGATGTCTCCACGGACCGGCTCCTGGGTCTCTGGGTGGCCGAGGACCTGAACGACCCGTCGCGCTACGCCGCCTATCTGTTGCAGGGCGGTCTGGGCCTGCCGGATCGCGACTACTACCTCGTCGACAACCCCAGATTCGTGGAGGTGCGCAAGCAGTACCAGCAGTACATCGCCAACCTGTTGCGCCTGGCGGGCCTCACCGACGTGGAGGCCAGGGCCCGCCGCGTCTTCGAGCTCGAGCGCGACATCGCGCGGGTCCACTGGGCCCAGGTGGACACGCAGGACGTGGCCAAGACCAACAACCCCTGGAGCCGGGAGGAGCTCGCGCGGCGCGCGCCCGGCCTCGACTGGGACGCCTACCTCGGCGCCGCGGGCCTCGGACAGCAGCGCGAGCTCATCATCTGGCAGCCGAGCGCGGTGACGGGGATCGCGCGGCTCGTCGGTAGCGCGCCCGTGCAGGCGTGGAAGGACTACCTGGCCTTCCACGCCATCGCGCGTGCCTCGCCCTTCCTGCCCAAGGCCTTCGTCGACGAGTCCTTCGCGTTCAATGGCCGGGTGCTCTCCGGTGCGCAGCAGCTGCGCGAGCGCTGGAAGCGCGGCGTCGACTTCACCGGCGAGGCGCTGGGTGAGGCCATCGGCAAGCGCTACGTCGAGAAGTACTTCCCGCCGGAAGCCAAGGCGGAGGCGGACAAGATGGTCCGCAACATCGTCGCGGCGTTCGGCCAGCGCATCGACTCGCTGGCGTGGATGTCTCCGGAGACGAAGGCTCGCGCGAAGGAGAAGCTGGCCACCCTCCAGGTCGGCATCGGCCACCCGGACCGGTGGCGTGACTACTCGGCGCTGGAGATCGTTCGCGGGGATGCCTACGGCAACGCCGAGCGTGCCTCCCGCTTCGAGTATCGGCGCAACCTGAACAAGCTCGGCAAGCCAGTCGACAGGTCGGAGTGGTTCATGGTTCCGCAGCTCGTGAACGCGCTGAACTCTCCCCAGCAGAACTCCATCATCTTCCCGGCGGCCATCCTGCAGCCGCCCTTCTTCGACCCGAACGCCGACCCGGCGGTGAACTACGGCGGCATCGGCGCCGTCATCGGGCATGAGATCATCCACAGCTTCGACGACCTCGGCGCGCAGTTCGACGCTCGCGGCAAGCTGGCCAACTGGTGGACGAAGGAGGACGCCGACAAGTTCAAGGCCGCCGGCCAGGCGCTCGCCGCGCAGTACAGCGCCTACCGCCCGCTGCCCGATGTCGCGGTGAATGGCGAGCTGACCCTCGGTGAGAACATCGCCGACGTCGCCGGTGTGGCCATCTCCTACGACGCCTACCGGCTGTCGCTGGGTGGAAGGCCGGCGCCGGTGATCGACGGCTTCTCCGGTGAGCAGCGCTTCTTCCTCGGCTTCGGTCAGATCTGGCGCAACAAGTACCGCGAGCCGACCCTCCGCCGCATCCTGCTGACGGACGGACACTCACCGGGCGAGTACCGCGCCTCGACCGTGCGCAACCTCGACCCCTGGTACCAGGCCTTCGGCGCCGCTCCCGGGCAGACGCTCTACCTCGCCCCCGAGCAGCGCGTGCGCATCTGGTAG
- the ptsP gene encoding phosphoenolpyruvate--protein phosphotransferase yields the protein MLTLTRDDVRLGCRAADWKAALAQAAEALVEAGRVSPEYGEGLLAREAQSSTYLGNGIAIPHGTPESRRYVRSTGVRVLQFPEGVAWHDGSRVNLLVTIAAQSDEHLDILRQLTHVLDREGVARTLASAKNPDDVIATLSRVREKARLDAETLCLGLPLRDRLELALAAAARLRHLGCVEASFVAAIAGQQPVPLGHGLWLAFGASGVRSPALALATPERRLRDDAGEVAGVFCLAAHGDAHRALLERLDGLLSRGDGERLDALPAEQILSRLSGESARAETARVRLLNAHGLHARPARELVQVARAQSASIRVRLLEGQGEAVSVTSLTQVLSLGARRGQTLVFSAEGEGAAQAVSALVDAVRGGLGEPVTPLTEAREEIAPRVTAKEPVVAPAADEALTAVPAAPGLTIAPAYVLRMPEFRYPERADDSARERERLDRALAGARQQLEALVQRTVGGEVSQILSIHAEMLSDPALRDTALEAIGEGASAEAGWWRAIDTAARAQEALADRLLAERAADLRDVGRRVLGLLCGVEMPTPPEHPYILVADDVGPSDVARLETAKVRGLVTARGGATSHSAILARALGIAAVVGAGERVLALTSGVELIVDGENGRVVASPSPVRRERTERRMAEQESLQRAAHGRRHEEARTLDGHRVEVAANLGNTAHAADAVERGAEGIGLLRTEFVFMEHPQAPDLATQIAEYKEAFDALGGRPLVARTLDVGGDKPLAYWPMPHEENPFLGLRGIRLTLTRPEVLETQLRALLTAAGTRPVRIMFPMVKDIDEFRAGKAIFDRVQAEVKATDVQLGVMIEVPSCALLAPSLAKEADFFSIGTNDLTQYTLAIDRGHPQLSAQSDALHPGVLRLIRFTVEAAHAEGRWVGVCGELGSDPQAIPVLVGLGVDELSVSSRRVPLVKARIRELTLPRARELAELALKQPTAAAVREALEAA from the coding sequence ATGCTTACGCTGACTCGGGACGATGTCCGGCTCGGTTGCCGCGCCGCGGATTGGAAGGCGGCGTTGGCCCAGGCCGCCGAGGCGCTGGTCGAAGCCGGACGCGTGTCGCCTGAATATGGCGAGGGGCTGCTGGCCCGCGAGGCGCAGTCCTCCACCTATCTGGGCAACGGCATCGCCATCCCGCACGGCACGCCGGAGAGCAGGCGCTACGTGCGCTCCACCGGGGTGCGCGTGCTGCAGTTTCCCGAGGGGGTCGCGTGGCACGACGGCTCCCGGGTGAACCTGCTGGTGACGATCGCCGCGCAGTCGGACGAGCACCTCGACATCCTGCGCCAGCTCACGCACGTGCTGGATCGCGAGGGCGTGGCGCGGACGCTGGCCAGTGCGAAGAACCCCGACGATGTGATCGCCACGCTGTCGCGTGTGCGGGAGAAGGCGAGACTCGACGCGGAGACGCTCTGTCTGGGCCTGCCGCTGCGAGACCGTCTGGAGCTGGCGCTGGCCGCGGCGGCGCGCTTGCGCCACCTCGGGTGTGTGGAAGCGAGCTTCGTCGCGGCGATCGCCGGGCAGCAGCCGGTGCCGCTGGGCCATGGCCTGTGGCTCGCGTTCGGAGCCTCCGGCGTCAGGTCCCCGGCCCTGGCCCTGGCGACGCCCGAGCGGCGCCTCCGTGATGACGCGGGAGAGGTGGCGGGGGTCTTCTGTCTGGCGGCGCATGGCGACGCGCATCGCGCGCTGCTCGAGAGGCTCGACGGGCTGCTGTCGCGCGGTGACGGCGAGCGGCTCGATGCGTTGCCCGCGGAGCAGATCCTCTCGCGCTTGTCCGGCGAGTCCGCGCGGGCGGAGACAGCCCGCGTCCGCCTGCTCAACGCGCACGGTCTGCATGCGCGGCCAGCCAGGGAGCTGGTGCAGGTGGCCCGGGCCCAGAGTGCGTCGATCCGTGTCCGCCTGCTGGAGGGGCAGGGTGAGGCCGTCTCCGTGACCAGCCTGACCCAGGTCCTCAGCCTTGGCGCGCGGCGCGGCCAGACGCTGGTGTTCTCGGCCGAGGGGGAGGGGGCCGCCCAGGCCGTCTCGGCGCTGGTCGACGCGGTACGTGGTGGCCTCGGAGAGCCGGTGACGCCACTCACCGAGGCGCGCGAGGAGATCGCTCCTCGCGTCACCGCGAAGGAGCCGGTCGTCGCTCCGGCGGCTGACGAGGCGCTGACGGCCGTCCCGGCCGCGCCGGGGCTCACGATCGCCCCCGCCTACGTGCTGCGCATGCCGGAGTTCCGTTATCCCGAACGGGCGGACGACTCCGCTCGCGAGCGTGAACGGCTCGATCGCGCGCTGGCGGGCGCCCGCCAGCAGCTCGAGGCCCTGGTGCAGCGGACCGTCGGCGGCGAGGTCTCGCAGATCCTGTCGATCCACGCGGAGATGCTCTCGGACCCGGCCCTGCGCGATACGGCCCTCGAGGCCATCGGCGAGGGCGCGTCGGCCGAGGCGGGCTGGTGGCGGGCGATCGACACCGCGGCGCGCGCGCAGGAGGCCCTCGCGGACAGGCTGCTGGCCGAACGTGCCGCGGACCTGCGTGACGTCGGCCGCCGCGTGCTCGGCCTGCTGTGCGGCGTCGAGATGCCGACTCCGCCGGAGCATCCCTACATCCTGGTGGCCGATGACGTCGGGCCTTCCGACGTCGCGCGGCTGGAGACGGCGAAGGTGCGAGGTCTCGTCACCGCGCGCGGCGGCGCCACCTCGCACAGTGCCATCCTCGCGCGGGCGCTCGGCATCGCCGCCGTCGTCGGGGCGGGGGAGCGCGTGCTGGCGTTGACCTCCGGTGTCGAGCTGATCGTCGACGGCGAGAATGGACGTGTCGTCGCCTCTCCCAGCCCGGTCCGCCGCGAGCGCACCGAGCGGCGCATGGCCGAGCAGGAGAGCCTCCAGCGCGCAGCCCACGGCCGGCGCCACGAGGAGGCGCGCACGCTCGATGGCCACCGCGTGGAGGTCGCCGCCAACCTCGGTAACACCGCGCATGCCGCCGACGCCGTGGAACGGGGGGCCGAGGGCATCGGGCTGTTGCGCACCGAGTTCGTGTTCATGGAGCATCCCCAGGCGCCGGATCTCGCGACCCAGATCGCCGAGTACAAAGAGGCGTTCGACGCGTTGGGAGGCCGTCCGCTGGTGGCGCGCACGCTCGATGTCGGCGGCGACAAGCCGCTGGCCTACTGGCCGATGCCGCACGAGGAGAACCCGTTCCTCGGTCTGCGCGGTATCCGTCTGACGCTGACGCGGCCCGAGGTGCTCGAGACGCAGTTGCGTGCGCTGCTGACCGCCGCTGGTACCCGGCCGGTGCGCATCATGTTCCCGATGGTCAAGGACATCGACGAGTTCCGCGCGGGCAAGGCGATCTTCGACCGGGTCCAGGCCGAGGTGAAGGCCACCGACGTCCAGCTCGGCGTGATGATCGAAGTGCCATCCTGCGCGCTGCTCGCCCCCTCGCTCGCGAAGGAGGCTGACTTCTTCTCGATCGGCACCAACGATCTCACCCAGTACACGCTCGCCATCGACCGGGGCCATCCCCAGCTGTCCGCGCAGTCCGATGCGCTCCATCCGGGCGTGCTGCGGCTCATCCGCTTCACGGTCGAGGCCGCCCATGCCGAGGGCCGCTGGGTCGGCGTCTGCGGTGAGCTCGGCTCCGATCCACAGGCGATTCCCGTGCTGGTCGGCCTGGGCGTCGATGAGCTGTCCGTCAGCAGCCGCCGGGTGCCCCTGGTGAAGGCCCGTATCCGCGAGCTGACGCTGCCTCGGGCGCGAGAGCTGGCCGAGCTGGCGCTGAAGCAGCCGACCGCCGCCGCGGTGCGCGAAGCCCTGGAGGCCGCCTGA
- the pfkB gene encoding 1-phosphofructokinase: MARVLTLTLNPALDLAIRLGPIRLGEVNRTESTRLDAAGKGINVARVLVGLGHDVTVSGLLGADNETAFVRTFAACGLRDAFIRVPGETRINAKLSEPDGRVTDLNGPGPLIPAHSLDALTERLGSLLPGLDAVVLSGSLPPNVPPEKLAGLIRMARERQVPVWLDTSGAALVSGLAARPTAAKPNETELADWAGHPLDDFDARLQAARRLNAEGVDEVLLSVGAEGVLWVWRGNALVAVPPRVQVASTVGAGDTLLAGTLHGVLSGWPRERSLRFATALAAESVRHVGVGDPSAVDFELLQQQTSVEKR; this comes from the coding sequence ATGGCCCGCGTCCTGACGCTGACGCTGAACCCCGCCCTGGATCTCGCGATCCGTCTGGGGCCGATCCGGCTCGGGGAGGTCAACCGGACCGAGAGCACCCGGCTCGATGCCGCCGGCAAGGGCATCAACGTGGCGCGTGTGCTCGTGGGGCTGGGGCATGACGTCACCGTGTCCGGCCTGCTCGGCGCCGACAACGAGACGGCTTTCGTGCGGACCTTCGCCGCGTGCGGACTGCGCGACGCGTTCATCCGGGTGCCGGGCGAGACGCGCATCAACGCGAAGCTCTCCGAGCCCGACGGGCGTGTCACCGACCTGAACGGGCCGGGCCCCCTGATTCCAGCGCACTCCCTGGACGCGCTGACCGAACGTCTGGGCTCGTTGCTGCCCGGACTCGACGCGGTCGTCCTCTCCGGCAGCCTGCCGCCGAACGTTCCTCCCGAGAAGCTCGCCGGCCTCATCCGCATGGCTCGCGAGCGCCAGGTTCCGGTGTGGCTCGACACCAGCGGAGCGGCACTGGTGTCCGGGCTGGCGGCGCGGCCCACGGCGGCCAAACCCAACGAGACCGAGCTGGCCGACTGGGCGGGTCACCCGCTCGACGATTTCGATGCACGTCTCCAGGCGGCGCGGCGGCTCAACGCCGAGGGCGTGGACGAGGTGCTCCTCTCCGTCGGTGCCGAGGGCGTGCTCTGGGTCTGGCGCGGCAACGCGCTCGTGGCCGTACCGCCACGGGTCCAGGTCGCCAGCACCGTGGGCGCCGGAGATACGCTGCTGGCCGGCACGCTGCACGGTGTGCTGTCCGGTTGGCCGCGCGAGCGAAGCCTGCGCTTCGCGACGGCGCTCGCCGCCGAGTCCGTGCGCCATGTCGGCGTGGGCGATCCCTCCGCCGTGGACTTCGAACTGCTCCAACAACAGACCTCCGTGGAGAAGCGCTGA
- a CDS encoding PTS fructose-like transporter subunit IIB translates to MNVILVTACPSGVATTFLAARALERAAARRGWKASVEMHSQLEPFVPLDSATLAAAELVVVAASAPVDLARFVGKRVHQAPISEALPEPDAFLTRAQKEATTLTAAAATGDTEAGPAAPQPSAPGKQKIVAVTACPTGVAHTFMAAEALSQAGRGLGYPIRVETQGSVGAQDALTEEEIREAEVVILACDIEVDPSRFAGKRVFRTSTGAALKHAGQTIHDALEKAQVHGGKAEGQAARSGGGEAGGQRGPYRHLLTGVSFMLPMVVAGGLLIALSFVFGIDAAQEKGSLAAALMQIGGGAAFKLMVPLLAGYIAYSIADRPGIAPGMIGGYLASELGAGFLGGIAAGFIAGYSAQALSRRVKLPASVESLKPILIIPLVASLITGVVMIYVIGTPVAAIMSAVTTFLTNMNSGNAILLGVLLGAMMCFDLGGPVNKAAYTFGVGLLSTGAGAQGPMAAIMAAGMVPPIGMGIASLMARAKFSEPEREAGKASLVLGLCFISEGAIPFMAKDPLRVIPISMMGGALTGAMSMYFDVHLMAPHGGLFVLLIPNAVSHVLLYLLSITAGSLFVGAGYALVKTGRVELPGTTAAVSQG, encoded by the coding sequence ATGAACGTGATCCTCGTCACGGCCTGCCCCAGTGGCGTGGCCACGACCTTCCTGGCCGCCCGTGCCCTCGAGCGCGCCGCGGCCCGGCGCGGTTGGAAGGCGTCCGTGGAGATGCACAGCCAGCTCGAGCCGTTCGTCCCGCTGGACAGCGCCACGCTCGCCGCCGCGGAGCTCGTCGTCGTCGCGGCGAGCGCGCCGGTGGATCTCGCGAGGTTCGTTGGCAAGCGCGTCCACCAGGCGCCCATCTCGGAGGCCCTGCCGGAGCCGGACGCGTTCCTGACGCGCGCCCAGAAGGAAGCCACGACGTTGACTGCGGCCGCCGCCACTGGCGACACGGAGGCCGGGCCCGCCGCGCCACAGCCGTCCGCCCCGGGCAAGCAGAAGATCGTGGCCGTCACCGCCTGTCCGACCGGTGTGGCCCACACGTTCATGGCGGCCGAGGCGCTGAGCCAGGCCGGGCGAGGGCTCGGGTATCCGATCCGCGTGGAGACGCAGGGCTCGGTGGGAGCGCAGGACGCGCTGACAGAGGAGGAGATCCGCGAGGCGGAGGTGGTGATCCTGGCCTGCGACATCGAGGTCGACCCCTCGCGGTTCGCCGGCAAGCGCGTCTTCCGGACCTCCACCGGCGCCGCGCTGAAGCACGCGGGCCAGACGATCCACGATGCCCTGGAGAAGGCGCAGGTCCACGGTGGCAAGGCGGAGGGGCAGGCGGCCCGGAGCGGCGGTGGCGAAGCGGGGGGCCAGCGTGGACCCTACCGGCACCTGCTGACGGGAGTGTCCTTCATGCTCCCCATGGTCGTCGCGGGCGGCCTGTTGATCGCGCTGTCCTTCGTGTTCGGCATCGATGCCGCCCAGGAGAAGGGCTCGCTGGCGGCGGCGCTGATGCAGATCGGCGGTGGTGCGGCCTTCAAGCTGATGGTGCCGCTGCTCGCCGGCTACATCGCGTATTCGATCGCCGACCGGCCCGGGATCGCCCCCGGCATGATCGGGGGTTACCTGGCGAGCGAGCTGGGCGCGGGCTTTCTCGGCGGCATCGCCGCTGGCTTCATCGCGGGCTACTCGGCCCAGGCGCTGAGCCGCCGCGTCAAGCTCCCGGCGAGCGTGGAGTCGTTGAAGCCGATCCTCATCATCCCGCTGGTGGCGAGCCTGATCACCGGGGTGGTGATGATCTACGTCATCGGCACGCCGGTGGCCGCCATCATGTCGGCCGTCACGACGTTCCTGACGAACATGAACTCCGGCAACGCCATCCTCCTGGGCGTGCTGCTCGGCGCGATGATGTGCTTCGACCTCGGGGGCCCGGTCAACAAGGCGGCGTACACCTTCGGGGTCGGTCTGCTGTCGACGGGGGCGGGAGCGCAAGGTCCCATGGCCGCGATCATGGCGGCGGGCATGGTGCCACCCATCGGCATGGGCATCGCGAGCCTCATGGCCAGGGCCAAGTTCTCGGAGCCGGAGCGCGAGGCGGGCAAGGCCTCACTGGTGCTGGGCCTGTGCTTCATCTCCGAAGGGGCGATCCCCTTCATGGCGAAGGATCCCCTGCGGGTGATTCCCATCTCCATGATGGGCGGAGCGCTGACGGGCGCGATGTCGATGTACTTCGACGTGCACCTGATGGCTCCCCACGGCGGACTGTTCGTGTTGCTGATCCCCAACGCGGTCAGTCACGTGCTGCTGTACCTGCTGTCCATCACCGCCGGTTCGCTGTTCGTGGGGGCCGGGTACGCGCTGGTCAAGACGGGCAGGGTGGAGCTGCCGGGCACGACGGCGGCGGTCAGTCAGGGCTGA
- the rpoH gene encoding RNA polymerase sigma factor RpoH: MQASSSFSSVDSLSTYLSEINQYPLLSQPEEQALARRFRQGDLAAGHHLVTSNLRFVVKVAYEYRSYGLKMSDLIQEANIGLMKAVQKFDPDKGIRLISYAVWWIRAYIQNYVLKNWSLVKLGTTQAQRRLFFALARTRRELEKLGAGDGHVVNAEEIARKLNVKASEVREMEQRMGGRDLSLDAPVGEEGDATHLDFVESESSSQADEVAERQEADLTRECIRRALTRLDPRERFIIEHRVMGDAEMTLSELGAHFGFSRERARQLEIRAKDKLKAELAGLMAEGGLDQAAAE; the protein is encoded by the coding sequence ATGCAGGCCTCCTCCTCCTTCTCCTCCGTCGACTCCCTCTCCACGTACCTGTCGGAGATCAACCAGTACCCGCTGCTCTCGCAGCCCGAGGAGCAGGCCCTGGCGCGCCGCTTCCGTCAGGGTGACCTGGCGGCGGGCCACCACCTGGTGACCTCCAACCTGCGCTTCGTGGTGAAGGTGGCCTACGAGTACCGCTCCTACGGCCTGAAGATGTCCGACCTCATCCAGGAGGCGAACATCGGCCTGATGAAGGCGGTGCAGAAGTTCGATCCGGACAAGGGCATCCGCCTCATCTCCTACGCGGTGTGGTGGATCCGCGCCTACATCCAGAACTACGTGCTGAAGAACTGGAGCCTCGTGAAGCTCGGGACGACCCAGGCCCAGCGCCGGCTGTTCTTCGCCCTGGCGCGCACCCGCCGCGAGCTGGAGAAGCTCGGCGCCGGTGACGGCCACGTCGTCAACGCGGAGGAGATCGCCCGGAAGCTGAACGTGAAGGCCTCCGAGGTGCGCGAGATGGAGCAGCGCATGGGCGGGCGTGACCTGTCGCTCGACGCCCCCGTGGGCGAGGAAGGCGACGCCACGCACCTGGACTTCGTGGAGTCGGAGTCCTCCTCCCAGGCGGACGAGGTGGCCGAGCGGCAGGAGGCCGACCTCACCCGCGAGTGCATCCGCCGGGCGCTGACGCGGTTGGATCCGCGCGAGCGCTTCATCATCGAGCACCGGGTGATGGGCGACGCGGAGATGACCCTGAGCGAGCTGGGCGCGCACTTCGGCTTCTCGCGTGAGCGCGCCCGCCAGCTGGAGATCCGCGCCAAGGACAAACTCAAGGCCGAGCTCGCGGGCCTGATGGCCGAGGGCGGCCTGGACCAGGCGGCCGCCGAGTAA
- a CDS encoding alkaline phosphatase family protein, with the protein MAALDEIRTIVVLMMENRSFDHMLGHLSLEDPTRDVDGLREPDTNPRYANVFQHRIYRPFLIEDEASVIRDPPHSRHLVDVQMARSPSGKKYRMSGFVEAYFQYTQHQAERPPPMGYFDSRGAWMTSFLAKEYCVCDRWFTPLPSDTQPNRCMAFTGTTLIEDTGSRLIPHREHVFDWLNKRGIRWRVYHDGPPFFLLFGRFQELVGMKYRPIEELARDIQREDPDEAPQVIFIEPRYFDFFWSDVPANCNHPLALVAHGELFLHRVYTALTSNSEKWARTLFLHTYDEHGGFFDHVPPLPIENPPPPGATFTTGFKTTGPRVPGLIISPWVQPGKAFHGNLDHTSMLQLIAEKFGSGPEDYSASVNHRRAQGIRSVAEALADAPVLRSISTPAPRPGPTTPSMKRPPRSSNERAFQLAALELLKHEGPIATSAKYPDLVGAPLTTDTQPG; encoded by the coding sequence ATGGCCGCGCTCGACGAGATCCGGACGATTGTCGTCCTGATGATGGAGAACCGATCCTTCGACCACATGCTCGGGCACCTGTCGTTGGAGGACCCGACGCGGGACGTGGACGGACTGCGGGAGCCCGACACGAATCCTCGCTACGCCAACGTCTTCCAGCACCGCATCTACCGGCCCTTCCTGATCGAGGACGAGGCGTCGGTCATCCGGGATCCACCGCACAGCCGGCACCTGGTGGACGTGCAGATGGCGAGGAGCCCCAGCGGGAAGAAGTACCGCATGTCGGGCTTCGTCGAGGCGTACTTCCAGTACACCCAGCATCAGGCGGAGCGGCCACCGCCGATGGGGTACTTCGATTCGCGAGGGGCGTGGATGACGTCCTTCCTGGCGAAGGAGTACTGCGTCTGCGATCGCTGGTTCACTCCCCTGCCGTCGGACACGCAACCCAACCGCTGCATGGCCTTCACGGGAACCACGCTGATCGAGGACACGGGGTCGAGGCTCATCCCGCACCGGGAGCATGTCTTCGACTGGCTGAACAAGCGGGGCATCCGGTGGCGCGTCTACCATGACGGGCCTCCCTTCTTCCTGCTGTTCGGGAGGTTCCAGGAACTGGTGGGGATGAAGTACCGCCCCATCGAGGAGCTCGCCCGCGACATCCAACGCGAGGACCCGGACGAGGCGCCGCAGGTCATCTTCATCGAGCCGCGCTACTTCGACTTCTTCTGGTCGGACGTGCCGGCCAACTGCAACCATCCGCTCGCCCTCGTCGCCCATGGGGAGCTGTTCCTGCACCGGGTGTATACGGCGCTCACGAGCAATTCGGAGAAGTGGGCGCGGACGCTGTTCCTCCACACCTACGACGAGCACGGCGGCTTCTTCGATCACGTCCCGCCGCTGCCCATCGAGAACCCTCCACCCCCCGGGGCGACGTTCACGACAGGGTTCAAGACGACGGGGCCACGGGTGCCCGGGTTGATCATCTCCCCCTGGGTGCAACCGGGAAAGGCCTTCCACGGCAATCTCGATCACACGTCGATGCTGCAACTGATCGCCGAGAAGTTCGGATCGGGTCCAGAGGATTACTCGGCCTCGGTCAACCACCGGAGGGCTCAAGGCATCCGGAGCGTGGCCGAGGCGCTCGCCGACGCGCCGGTCCTCCGGTCCATTTCCACTCCCGCGCCACGACCGGGACCGACCACGCCCTCGATGAAGCGGCCGCCCCGGTCGTCCAACGAGCGTGCCTTCCAGCTGGCCGCCCTGGAGTTGTTGAAGCACGAGGGGCCCATCGCGACATCGGCGAAGTACCCGGATCTGGTGGGTGCTCCGTTAACGACTGACACGCAGCCGGGTTGA
- the cra gene encoding catabolite repressor/activator → MTLADIARLAGVSRTTASYVLNGQAEARRISATTVERVLAVARHHNFRIDAQAAALRRGASRTLGLIVPDLENTSYARLAKLLEQGARREGYQLLIVGSEDDERTERELALMLRARRCDALIVASALPAGDPFYTEWMAAGTPVIAVDRALDPGRFVCVMSDNTVAAEELTRSVLDEHTRGVAWFDAVATLSITVERREGFRRAVAGRIEHVHEATGARYDRESGARLMRELLSTHGLPDALLTSSYTLMQGVLDVLLEFPTGLPRTLRMGTFGDERLLDFLPLRVNSIPQRHERIAELTLARALEAIQGRYTPGCEVVARELKRRL, encoded by the coding sequence ATGACCCTGGCGGACATCGCTCGCCTGGCTGGCGTCTCGAGGACGACGGCCAGCTACGTGCTCAATGGCCAGGCCGAGGCGCGCCGCATCAGTGCCACGACCGTGGAGCGGGTCCTGGCCGTGGCCAGGCACCACAACTTCCGCATCGACGCCCAGGCGGCGGCCTTGCGGCGCGGCGCCAGCCGCACGCTTGGCCTCATCGTTCCGGACCTGGAGAACACCAGCTACGCCCGGCTCGCCAAGCTGCTCGAGCAGGGAGCCAGGCGCGAGGGCTACCAGCTGCTCATCGTCGGTTCCGAGGATGATGAGCGGACCGAGCGGGAGCTCGCGTTGATGCTGCGTGCGCGGCGCTGCGATGCGCTGATCGTGGCGAGCGCGCTGCCGGCCGGGGATCCGTTCTACACGGAGTGGATGGCGGCCGGCACGCCGGTGATCGCGGTCGACCGGGCGCTGGACCCGGGGCGTTTCGTCTGCGTGATGAGCGACAACACGGTGGCCGCCGAGGAGCTGACGCGCTCGGTGCTCGACGAGCACACCCGCGGTGTCGCCTGGTTCGACGCCGTGGCCACGCTCTCGATCACCGTCGAGCGGCGTGAGGGCTTCCGGCGGGCCGTCGCGGGACGCATCGAGCACGTGCATGAGGCCACCGGAGCCCGCTATGACCGCGAGAGCGGCGCCCGGCTGATGCGCGAGCTGCTCTCCACCCACGGCCTGCCGGACGCGCTGCTCACCTCTTCGTACACGTTGATGCAGGGAGTGCTCGACGTGCTGCTCGAGTTTCCCACGGGCCTGCCGCGGACACTGCGGATGGGGACGTTCGGGGACGAGCGCCTGCTCGATTTCCTGCCGTTGCGCGTCAATTCGATTCCGCAGCGGCACGAACGCATCGCCGAGCTGACACTGGCGCGCGCGCTGGAGGCGATCCAGGGCCGGTATACGCCCGGCTGCGAGGTGGTCGCCCGCGAGCTCAAGCGCCGCCTCTAA